CCCGTTTCAGCTCGGTGGCAGTACCGGCAGCAGTGGCAGTCTGCTGGGTTCTTCGGTATTCCTTCGACGGGGATACCCTTTACGGGGATACCCCGAGGGACTGCAGCACCTGCATGGCCGTCGTATGGTCCTGGGCAGCCTGGAGTGGAACTTCCCCCTCGCGACCATTGAGCGGGGCTTTATTACGCCACCGCTTGGCGCTGGCCAGGTATGGGGAACTCTTTTCGCGGAGCAGGGTGCTGCCTGGAATACCGGCAGCTCGCCACAACAGTACTCCCGCAGTATTGGCGCGGAAATTCATGGTGACCTGTTCGTTTATTATCACCTGGGAATACGTGCCACCCTTGGTGTCGCCAGGGGGCTGGATGAGGGGGGAGAAGATCGCGTCTATCTCAGAGCGGGGCTTGGATTCTGAAAGATGAAGGTTCCTGGCGAAATGCGTTGCCTTGGCCTGTGTCTTTACGGGCTTTACGTAAGGAGCTCTGACGCTCTCGCTCTCATGTGCAGAAAGAAGAAAAGCGGTGGGATTCCCACCGCTTTTCTTTCGTATTCTTTCTTTACGAGAATCGTAACCATTCACAGCTACCCTGCGTTTGTTTCAGCAGGAGCGCCAGTATTCCGAGAGCGAGCCCGGATGGCGAGCGGCAGAGACCTTGGTCCTCGGACGAAAGTGAGCGTCTCTGGGAGGAATGCTGGCGCGAGTACCAACACACCGTAAAGAGTTCCCGAGAATCAGGCTTTCCAGAGACCGTGCAGGTTGCAGTACTCCCTCACGATAATATTGTCATCGGTAATGGGGAAGGTGGCCTCGGGTTTCTGACCGGGTTTCAGGAACTGAACGTAGAAGGTGTCGCCCGCGATAACCTCTATCCACTCTATGTAATGCTTGTCTTCCATAGGGTGCTCAACACTGCCCACGCTGACCTTGATGCCGCCGTCAACCTTTTCCACCACAGGTACATGTTTTTCCTTGGCGGCATCAACGGTATTTTCCACCATCAGGACCATGGGCTGCCCACAGCAGGCAAGCGGGCCGTTCGATGCGTGAAAAACCTGGGTGATATTGCCGCACACTTCACACTTGTACACTTCAAATCGCTTTGCCATATAAGCCTCCATGAGGGTTTGTGGTTACTGAAGTCTCTTCACTGGGCAGAATTATCGGAGCTGTTTGTGCAAAATGCAAGGACTTCTTGGTAAGCCCTGAAGGGGCTTCTGCTTATGAAGCCCTCACCTCAGATATGCTCAGGGCGCATATGGGGGAAGAGTATGACATCACGTATCGTCTGTGCATTCGTCATCAGCATCACCAGTCTGTCGATACCCATGCCTTCGCCGGCCGTGGGCGGCAACCCGTATTCCAGGGCGCGGATATAGTCCAGATCCATGTCGGTGGCTTCTTCATCGCCAGACTGCTTCGCTTCGACCTGCTTCAGGAATCGCTCATACTGATCCACCGGGTCATTGAGCTCTGTGAACCCGTTACACAGCTCCCAGCCAGCCACAAAGAGTTCAAATCGCTCGGTGATATCGGGATTGTCCTGATGCGATTTCGCCAGCGGACTGATCTCCTTGGGGAAGTCCACGATAAACGTCGGCTGAATCAGTTTACTCTCCACAAGTTCTTCGAACAGGGCAAAGAGAATGCGCTCATGGGACATATGCTCCCCGTCGACACCCAATTCCTTGAGCAGCCGCTGGAGGCTCTGTACATCCTCAAGTTCTGCCTCCGTGAGGTGGGAATACTGCAACAGGGCCTGGCGAATGGTCAGCCGGGGAAAGGGCGCCTGCAGGCGAATCTGGTGTTCACCGTATGTGATGGTGTCGCTGCCAAGCAACTGCCGGGCCATGGTACAGAGCATGTCTTCGGTCAGATCCATGAGGTCGTGGTAAGTGGCGTAGGCCTGATACCACTCGATCATGGTGAACTCTGGATTATGTTTCGGCGATATGCCTTCATTGCGGAAGTTTCGATTAATTTCAAATACCCGATCAAAACCCCCTACCACCAGGCGCTTCAGATAAAGTTCCGGCGCGATGCGCAGATAGAGATCCATATCCAGGGTATTGTGATGGGTCACAAAGGGTTTGGCAGCAGCTCCGCCCAGGAGAGGATGCATCATGGGTGTTTCCACTTCCAGATAGTCACGGGCGGTGAAGTAGTCGCGGATAAACTTCACGATGCGCCCGCGCATGAGAAAACGCTCCCGTGACTCCTCGTTCACCATAAGATCCACATAGCGCTGCCGGTAACAGGTTTCCCGATCCTTCAGCCCGTGCCATTTCTCCGGCAGTGGTCGCACGGCCTTGACGAGCAGACGACATGTGGTGGCATGCAGCGACAGTTCATCGGTCTTCGTGCGAAAGGGAAAGCCACAGACTTCGATGATATCGCCCACTTCAATTTTCTTGAACTGTCCAAAGGCGTCACTGCCGATATCATCTCGGGCCACATAGGCCTGTACCGAACCGGTACGGTCGCGCAGTTTCACAAAAGCGGCCTTACCGAAACTCCGCAAAGCCATTATCCTGCCGGCAATGGTATAGCGAGGCAGACTCTCCCTGGTATCTTCGAGCTGCTGTCTGTCCTGTTCACCATGGGCATGGTGGATGGTGACAATATCCGTATTACGCTCACTGCGACCACTGTAGGGGTTAACACCCATCTCCTGCAGCTGGCTCAGCTTCAGTTTGCGCTGTTCTATCTGTTCATTGGAATCCTGTTCCATCATGTGTCCGGTACTCCTTCTCTGGCTGTTTCATAGGGGCATACTATCGCAAAAATGAGGGAAAATCACCCTTTGAAATCAGGGGGCGACCACCTGCTCCTTCACCGTCTGACGACGCAAGGCAACAGGGAGCAATGACTGCAGACCCATGGCACTGCGGGTGGCACCATGGGGTAAGCCGCTTTCACTGACAAAACGCAGATCTTCTATGGTGTAACAGGCCCGAGGGTTAAACGTCTTGATGATTTCAAGTACCCGGGGCAGTTCACGTCTGCGTATGGTCGTGAAGATGACCTTGACATCGCCGAGCTCTCCTTCAGCGTCCACATGGGTGACATGATAGCGGGACTCCTTCAGGTAGTGCACCAGTTCTGTGGCATCGCGCCGGGTGATGACACGCACCAGGCTGTACCCCAGGCTGATACGCTCCTCAATGATAATGCCAAGGTAGTTTCCCACAGTAAAGCCAATGGCGTAGGCCACATAGTTGGCGATATTTCCCATGTTCGACATGACCTGAGTGATGGCGGCCAGCCAGATAATGACCTCGATAAACCCCACCAGTGGAGCCAGGTATTTCATTCCCCGGGAGACGAACATGATACGGATGGTCCCTACGGCTACCTCCACAACTTTCGCAATCATGATAAGCAGTGGCAGAAGCAGTGTCGAAAACCAGGAAAAGGTGAAGGAGAGTTCGTCCATGGAGGTGCCCCCGGCAGGGAAAATCCCAAGGGTTTAGTACCACCACCCAAGGGTTTGAGATTGGACGATATATGGCTTTTCGCTCTGAAAAATCAAGCAAAATCGGAGGGGGCGGGGAAATCCTTATGAATCAATGCCAAGAGGGTTTCTACCAGCTGATCCTCGGGAAACCAGCCCACCACCTCACCATGGTGCATGACCAGCCCCCGGCCCTTGCCCCCGGCAATGCCATAATCGGCTTCACGGGCTTCACCGGGGCCATTGACCGGACAGCCCATCACCGCGACGGTAATGGGGTGGGGGATATGCTGCAGCGCTTCTTCCACACGGTTTGCCAGGCTGACCAGATCAACCTCGACCCGACCGCAGGTCGGGCAGGAGACAAAGTTGACCCCCTCTCTGCGCAGACCCAGGGATTGCAGGATCTTCCGGGCCACACGGATTTCGCGGACGGGGTCAGCAGTCAGTGAGACGCGGATGGTATCGCCGATACCTTCAGACAGCAGGCCACCGATGCCAATGGCGCTTTTGACAGTACCGCCGAATTCCGTGCCGGCTTCGGTGACTCCCAGGTGGAGGGGATAGGGAACCTTTGACGCTATCAGCCGATATGCCTGCATGGTGGTGTAGACATCACTGGCTTTGAGGGAAATCTTCATATTGCGGTAGTTGAGCTTTTCCAGCAGCGCGATATGGCGCAGACCACTCTCCACCATGGCTTCTGGGCCAGGGTGCCCGTGGCGCTGCAGGATATCCTTCTCAAGGCTCCCCGCATTGACGCCAATGCGAATCGGCACATTGCGGCTGCGCGCCTTTTCCACAACACTGGCAATGCGCTCCGCAGAACCGATATTTCCAGGGTTGATGCGTAACCCGTGCACTCCAGCATCAAGCGCGCGCAGGGCAAAGGTATGGTTAAAGTGGATATCGGCAACTACGGGGAGAGGCGAAAGGGGAACCAGCTCCGCCAGACTGTGAGAGGACGCCTCGTCGGGAACGGCGACGCGTACGATATCGCAGCCGGCAGTGGCCAGCTCGCTGATCTGTGCCACTGTTGCACGGATATCCGTGGTCCTGGTTGTGGTCATACTTTGAATGGAAACGGGGGCAGAGCCCCCGACCT
This portion of the Desulfurispirillum indicum S5 genome encodes:
- a CDS encoding desulfoferrodoxin; translation: MAKRFEVYKCEVCGNITQVFHASNGPLACCGQPMVLMVENTVDAAKEKHVPVVEKVDGGIKVSVGSVEHPMEDKHYIEWIEVIAGDTFYVQFLKPGQKPEATFPITDDNIIVREYCNLHGLWKA
- the lysS gene encoding lysine--tRNA ligase — encoded protein: MMEQDSNEQIEQRKLKLSQLQEMGVNPYSGRSERNTDIVTIHHAHGEQDRQQLEDTRESLPRYTIAGRIMALRSFGKAAFVKLRDRTGSVQAYVARDDIGSDAFGQFKKIEVGDIIEVCGFPFRTKTDELSLHATTCRLLVKAVRPLPEKWHGLKDRETCYRQRYVDLMVNEESRERFLMRGRIVKFIRDYFTARDYLEVETPMMHPLLGGAAAKPFVTHHNTLDMDLYLRIAPELYLKRLVVGGFDRVFEINRNFRNEGISPKHNPEFTMIEWYQAYATYHDLMDLTEDMLCTMARQLLGSDTITYGEHQIRLQAPFPRLTIRQALLQYSHLTEAELEDVQSLQRLLKELGVDGEHMSHERILFALFEELVESKLIQPTFIVDFPKEISPLAKSHQDNPDITERFELFVAGWELCNGFTELNDPVDQYERFLKQVEAKQSGDEEATDMDLDYIRALEYGLPPTAGEGMGIDRLVMLMTNAQTIRDVILFPHMRPEHI
- a CDS encoding DUF2179 domain-containing protein; this encodes MDELSFTFSWFSTLLLPLLIMIAKVVEVAVGTIRIMFVSRGMKYLAPLVGFIEVIIWLAAITQVMSNMGNIANYVAYAIGFTVGNYLGIIIEERISLGYSLVRVITRRDATELVHYLKESRYHVTHVDAEGELGDVKVIFTTIRRRELPRVLEIIKTFNPRACYTIEDLRFVSESGLPHGATRSAMGLQSLLPVALRRQTVKEQVVAP
- the ispG gene encoding flavodoxin-dependent (E)-4-hydroxy-3-methylbut-2-enyl-diphosphate synthase, whose product is MMSIQRRQTPSLWIGKVEVGGSAPVSIQSMTTTRTTDIRATVAQISELATAGCDIVRVAVPDEASSHSLAELVPLSPLPVVADIHFNHTFALRALDAGVHGLRINPGNIGSAERIASVVEKARSRNVPIRIGVNAGSLEKDILQRHGHPGPEAMVESGLRHIALLEKLNYRNMKISLKASDVYTTMQAYRLIASKVPYPLHLGVTEAGTEFGGTVKSAIGIGGLLSEGIGDTIRVSLTADPVREIRVARKILQSLGLRREGVNFVSCPTCGRVEVDLVSLANRVEEALQHIPHPITVAVMGCPVNGPGEAREADYGIAGGKGRGLVMHHGEVVGWFPEDQLVETLLALIHKDFPAPSDFA